Proteins from a genomic interval of Streptomyces sp. NBC_01445:
- a CDS encoding DUF1416 domain-containing protein gives MCGAKAGGPDASTIKPGETTIQGQVTRDGEPVTGYVRLLDSTGEFTAEVPTSATGQFRFYAAEGTWTLRALVPGGSADRTVVAQTGGLSEVAIAV, from the coding sequence ATGTGTGGAGCGAAGGCCGGCGGCCCCGACGCCTCGACGATCAAGCCCGGTGAGACCACCATCCAGGGCCAGGTGACCCGCGACGGCGAGCCCGTCACCGGTTACGTGCGCCTGCTGGACTCGACCGGCGAGTTCACGGCCGAGGTCCCCACCTCGGCGACGGGACAGTTCCGTTTCTACGCGGCCGAGGGCACGTGGACGCTGCGCGCCCTGGTCCCGGGCGGCTCGGCGGACCGTACGGTCGTCGCCCAGACCGGTGGTCTCTCCGAGGTCGCCATCGCCGTCTGA
- a CDS encoding peptidoglycan-binding protein — MTESTNDRRQKLNGLRDRISSAGSKNDLIDAIDDALGVSGPVGEPKVIEALGKRYTGQTDEADAVSDRIDKIARKGLPQVWVGDTSVLASDVVGAASRDAQQMIEAFQGGGKALIALSDALETAQTLDGTGRGKLRDARGMLGGKDGWFDDWHEDDDEEALRLKARSLASHGVDDLHKAAADADDAARVAARDLNKFAAEARAGQMGTDELTAADRLALADTANPGGDPELNEILSANDLERSGRAMENMSPAERARMERLLANASSPQEKAYLMKALASGHDVGEVEKFGGKIHGKDAAWLSEHLTPVTTNSVASGKEQQDFRGELWDQDDETCVPSSTVTARALVDPVYALELTGGPDGTDDDPDHFRKRLHDEQFRMNEEGDGEMDGWWWDQHPAGMDGDGQEEISNKELGPHTGDKYDQKEMDGADDRRGVLPDIEKSVADGKPVPINITRVDEHGDRHGHSLMIIGQEDGKLQVYNPWGTTSWISEDDFINGDLQAAADDRYSKAHQGDVNRVYIQQD; from the coding sequence GTGACGGAATCCACGAACGACCGCAGGCAGAAGCTCAACGGCCTGCGCGACAGGATCTCTTCGGCCGGCAGCAAGAACGACCTGATCGACGCGATCGACGACGCCCTCGGCGTCTCGGGGCCGGTGGGCGAGCCGAAGGTGATCGAAGCGCTGGGCAAGCGCTACACCGGCCAGACCGACGAGGCCGACGCCGTGAGCGACCGGATCGACAAGATCGCCCGCAAGGGCCTGCCGCAGGTCTGGGTCGGCGACACGAGCGTCCTTGCCTCCGACGTGGTGGGCGCCGCCTCCCGCGACGCCCAGCAGATGATCGAGGCGTTCCAGGGCGGCGGCAAGGCCCTGATCGCGCTGTCCGACGCGCTGGAGACGGCGCAGACCCTGGACGGCACCGGCCGCGGCAAGCTGCGCGACGCCCGCGGCATGCTCGGCGGCAAGGACGGCTGGTTCGACGACTGGCACGAGGACGACGACGAGGAAGCCCTCCGTCTGAAGGCTCGCTCCCTGGCCTCGCACGGCGTCGACGACCTGCACAAGGCGGCCGCCGACGCCGACGACGCCGCCCGCGTCGCGGCCCGCGACCTCAACAAGTTCGCCGCCGAGGCCCGCGCCGGCCAGATGGGCACCGACGAACTGACCGCCGCCGACCGGCTCGCCCTCGCCGACACCGCCAACCCGGGCGGCGACCCCGAGCTGAACGAGATCCTCAGCGCCAACGACCTCGAACGCTCCGGCCGCGCCATGGAGAACATGTCGCCCGCCGAACGGGCCCGTATGGAACGGCTGTTGGCGAACGCGTCGAGCCCGCAGGAGAAGGCGTACCTCATGAAGGCCCTCGCCTCGGGCCACGACGTCGGCGAGGTCGAGAAGTTCGGCGGGAAGATCCACGGCAAGGACGCGGCGTGGCTCTCGGAGCACCTGACGCCGGTCACCACTAATTCCGTCGCCTCCGGCAAGGAGCAGCAGGATTTCCGTGGCGAGCTCTGGGACCAGGACGACGAGACCTGCGTTCCGTCCTCGACGGTCACGGCCCGCGCCCTCGTCGACCCGGTGTACGCGCTCGAACTCACCGGCGGCCCCGACGGCACCGACGACGACCCCGACCACTTCCGCAAGCGCCTGCACGACGAGCAGTTCCGGATGAACGAGGAGGGCGACGGCGAGATGGACGGCTGGTGGTGGGACCAGCACCCGGCCGGCATGGACGGCGACGGGCAGGAGGAGATCTCCAACAAGGAGCTCGGCCCGCACACCGGCGACAAGTACGACCAGAAGGAGATGGACGGCGCCGACGACCGGCGCGGCGTCCTGCCCGACATCGAGAAATCCGTCGCCGACGGCAAGCCCGTGCCCATCAACATCACGCGAGTCGACGAGCACGGCGACCGCCACGGCCACAGCCTGATGATCATCGGGCAGGAGGACGGCAAGCTGCAGGTCTACAACCCGTGGGGCACCACGTCCTGGATCAGCGAGGACGATTTCATCAACGGTGATCTCCAGGCCGCCGCCGACGACCGTTACTCCAAGGCCCACCAGGGCGACGTCAACCGCGTCTACATCCAGCAGGACTGA
- a CDS encoding protease inhibitor I42 family protein yields MRNIVRTASASAAALVTLSGCGGSAGPAAIGPGERSVSVDKGDTFTLEVPASPALGQNWYLASPRPDKGVVTYQGRREEEDGGDEDLIGSGDGAQFFDFKARAAGTTTVKLLFCPHGLCGSAAEVGASPVPTATTTEGPTKSDDEVAYYVYTITVR; encoded by the coding sequence ATGCGAAACATTGTGCGTACCGCGTCCGCTTCGGCCGCCGCCCTCGTCACCCTTTCCGGCTGCGGCGGCTCCGCCGGGCCCGCCGCGATCGGGCCGGGCGAGCGGAGCGTCTCCGTCGACAAGGGCGACACGTTCACGCTCGAGGTCCCGGCCAGCCCCGCCCTCGGCCAGAACTGGTACCTGGCGAGCCCGCGCCCCGACAAGGGCGTCGTCACGTACCAGGGCAGGCGCGAGGAGGAGGACGGGGGCGACGAAGACCTGATCGGCAGTGGCGACGGCGCGCAGTTCTTCGACTTCAAGGCACGCGCGGCCGGGACGACGACGGTGAAACTGCTGTTCTGCCCGCACGGCCTGTGCGGGAGCGCCGCGGAGGTCGGCGCGAGCCCGGTCCCGACGGCCACGACCACGGAGGGCCCGACGAAGTCGGACGACGAGGTCGCCTACTACGTCTACACGATCACCGTCCGCTGA
- a CDS encoding DUF3099 domain-containing protein has translation MYSRRRHLYFAMMGLCIGLFVLAWAVVRLWSVPAAVAMCIVAMVIPPVAAIVANRRGPDDRWWDDPSGDAKSDEWWDELDGKKRPEDH, from the coding sequence ATGTACTCGCGGCGTCGTCATCTGTACTTCGCCATGATGGGCCTCTGCATCGGCCTGTTCGTCCTGGCCTGGGCCGTCGTGCGCCTCTGGTCCGTGCCCGCTGCCGTCGCGATGTGCATCGTGGCGATGGTGATCCCGCCCGTCGCCGCGATCGTCGCCAACCGCCGCGGCCCCGACGACCGCTGGTGGGACGACCCCTCAGGGGACGCGAAGTCCGACGAGTGGTGGGACGAGCTGGACGGCAAGAAGCGGCCCGAAGACCACTAG
- a CDS encoding DsrE family protein, whose amino-acid sequence MANKLVIKVTAGADAPERCSQAFTVAAVAVASGVEVSLWLTGESSWFALPGRAAEFELPHAAPLPDLIESILAAGRITLCTQCAARREITEKDVIEGVRIAGAQVFVQEAMTDGTQALVY is encoded by the coding sequence ATGGCGAACAAGCTCGTGATCAAGGTGACCGCGGGGGCCGATGCCCCCGAACGCTGCTCGCAGGCCTTCACGGTGGCGGCGGTGGCCGTGGCCAGCGGGGTGGAGGTCTCGCTCTGGCTGACCGGCGAGTCGTCGTGGTTCGCGCTGCCGGGCCGCGCCGCCGAGTTCGAGCTGCCGCACGCCGCGCCGCTGCCCGACCTGATCGAGTCGATCCTGGCGGCCGGGCGGATCACGCTGTGCACGCAGTGCGCGGCCCGCCGCGAGATCACGGAGAAGGACGTCATCGAGGGCGTCCGGATCGCCGGCGCGCAGGTCTTCGTGCAGGAGGCGATGACGGACGGGACGCAGGCGCTCGTCTATTGA
- a CDS encoding FABP family protein has protein sequence MIEIPSDLHPDLVPLVFLLGNWAGAGVTDFPGAEKANFGQEVSFTHDGRDFLEYHSHTWILDSEGNKVKPLETESGFWRIDKDRKVDVVMVRDDGVVEIWYGELADQKPQIDLVTDAVARTATAAPHTGGKRLYGYVKSDLMWVGEKQTPEVELRPYMSAQLKKVVSPDDVAEMARNLPDLPDDGIAFFK, from the coding sequence ATGATCGAGATCCCGTCCGACCTGCACCCCGACCTCGTCCCCCTGGTGTTCCTCCTCGGCAACTGGGCGGGCGCGGGTGTCACCGACTTCCCCGGCGCCGAGAAGGCGAACTTCGGGCAGGAGGTCTCCTTCACCCATGACGGGCGGGACTTCCTCGAGTACCACTCGCACACCTGGATCCTCGACTCCGAGGGCAACAAGGTGAAGCCCCTGGAGACCGAGTCCGGGTTCTGGCGGATCGACAAGGACCGCAAGGTCGACGTCGTCATGGTCCGCGACGACGGCGTCGTCGAGATCTGGTACGGCGAGCTGGCCGACCAGAAGCCCCAGATCGACCTGGTCACGGACGCCGTCGCGCGCACCGCGACCGCGGCACCGCACACCGGCGGCAAGCGGCTCTACGGCTATGTGAAGAGCGACCTGATGTGGGTCGGTGAGAAGCAGACCCCGGAGGTCGAGCTGCGCCCCTACATGTCGGCCCAGCTGAAGAAGGTCGTCTCCCCGGACGACGTGGCCGAGATGGCCCGCAACCTGCCGGACCTGCCCGACGACGGCATCGCCTTCTTCAAGTAG
- a CDS encoding Fur family transcriptional regulator gives MVSTDWKSDLRQRGYRLTPQRQLVLEAVDTLEHATPDDILCEVRKTASGINISTVYRTLELLEELDLVSHAHLGHGAPTYHLADRHHHMHLVCRDCTNVIEADVEVAAEFTAKLRDTFGFDTDLKHFAIFGRCADCAKRDGTEIKGGDESAAPQE, from the coding sequence GTGGTGAGCACCGACTGGAAGAGCGACCTGCGGCAGCGCGGCTACCGGCTGACGCCTCAGCGTCAGCTGGTCCTCGAGGCCGTCGACACCCTCGAGCACGCGACCCCCGACGACATCCTCTGCGAAGTGCGCAAGACGGCGTCGGGGATCAACATCTCGACCGTCTACCGCACGCTCGAGCTGCTCGAGGAGCTGGACCTCGTCAGCCATGCCCACCTCGGGCACGGCGCGCCGACGTACCACCTCGCGGACCGGCACCACCACATGCACCTGGTGTGCCGGGACTGTACGAACGTGATCGAGGCCGACGTCGAGGTCGCCGCCGAGTTCACCGCGAAGCTGCGCGACACCTTCGGGTTCGACACCGATCTCAAGCACTTCGCGATCTTCGGCCGCTGCGCCGACTGCGCCAAGCGGGACGGCACGGAGATCAAGGGCGGCGACGAATCCGCCGCCCCGCAGGAATAA
- the ygfZ gene encoding CAF17-like 4Fe-4S cluster assembly/insertion protein YgfZ produces MKSPLLSLPGAVPAEGVDEGVAAHYGDLFREQRTLADGNGLVDLSHRGVITVTGDDRLAWLHLLLTQHVSDLPAGQATEALVLSAHGHIEHALYIVDDGTTTWAHVEPGSQEALIAYLESMKFFYRVEVADRTEEFAVVQLPAGSIAPVPDGVAVRETAYGRDVFLPRADLEAYAEQNGPAIGLLAHEALRVENHRPRLGFETDHRTIPHELGWIGTAVHLQKGCYRGQETVARVQNLGKPPRRLVFLHLDGSDVHLPPHGAPVRLASDGPEGRKLGFVTTSVRHHELGPIALALVKRNVPVDADLIVDTTAAAQEVVVEP; encoded by the coding sequence ATGAAGAGCCCCCTCCTGTCCCTGCCCGGCGCCGTTCCCGCCGAGGGCGTGGACGAAGGCGTCGCCGCGCACTACGGCGACCTGTTCCGCGAGCAGCGCACCCTCGCCGACGGCAACGGCCTCGTCGACCTCTCCCACCGCGGCGTCATCACCGTCACCGGCGACGACCGGCTCGCGTGGCTGCACCTGCTCCTCACGCAGCACGTCAGCGACCTCCCGGCCGGCCAGGCCACCGAGGCGCTCGTCCTCTCCGCGCACGGCCACATCGAGCACGCCCTGTACATCGTCGACGACGGCACCACCACGTGGGCGCACGTCGAGCCCGGCTCCCAGGAGGCGCTGATCGCCTACCTGGAGTCGATGAAGTTCTTCTACCGGGTCGAAGTCGCCGACCGCACCGAGGAGTTCGCGGTCGTCCAGCTGCCGGCCGGTTCGATCGCGCCGGTCCCGGACGGCGTCGCGGTGCGTGAGACGGCGTACGGCCGCGACGTGTTCCTGCCGCGCGCCGACCTGGAGGCGTACGCGGAGCAGAACGGGCCCGCGATCGGGCTCCTCGCCCACGAGGCGCTGCGCGTGGAGAACCACCGGCCGCGCCTCGGCTTCGAGACCGACCACCGCACCATCCCGCACGAGCTCGGCTGGATCGGCACCGCCGTCCACCTCCAGAAGGGCTGCTACCGCGGCCAGGAGACCGTCGCCCGCGTGCAGAACCTCGGGAAGCCCCCGCGCCGCCTCGTCTTCCTGCACCTGGACGGCAGCGATGTGCACCTGCCCCCGCACGGCGCCCCGGTCCGCCTCGCGTCCGACGGCCCCGAGGGCCGCAAGCTGGGCTTCGTGACGACGTCCGTACGCCACCACGAACTCGGCCCGATCGCGCTCGCCCTGGTGAAGCGGAACGTGCCGGTGGACGCGGACCTCATCGTGGACACGACCGCGGCCGCGCAGGAAGTCGTCGTCGAGCCCTGA
- the dtd gene encoding D-aminoacyl-tRNA deacylase, with the protein MRAVVQRVDGASVVVEDEVVGEIKGEGLCVLVGVTHEDTKEKAAQLARKLWSVRMLADEKSCSDIDAPLLVISQFTLYGDARKGRRPTWNAAAPGPVAEPLVDEVVAQLRALGATVATGRFGAQMRVSLTNDGPFTVLLEM; encoded by the coding sequence ATGCGTGCAGTGGTGCAGAGAGTGGACGGCGCGAGCGTCGTCGTAGAAGACGAAGTCGTGGGCGAGATCAAGGGCGAGGGGCTGTGCGTCCTCGTGGGGGTCACCCACGAGGACACCAAGGAGAAGGCGGCCCAGCTGGCCCGCAAACTCTGGTCCGTACGGATGCTCGCCGACGAGAAGTCGTGCAGCGACATCGACGCGCCGCTCCTGGTGATCAGCCAGTTCACGCTCTACGGGGATGCCCGTAAGGGCCGCCGCCCCACCTGGAACGCGGCGGCGCCCGGACCGGTGGCCGAGCCGCTGGTCGACGAGGTCGTGGCGCAGCTGCGGGCCCTTGGGGCGACCGTGGCGACGGGCCGGTTCGGGGCGCAGATGCGGGTGTCCCTGACGAACGACGGCCCGTTCACGGTGCTTCTGGAGATGTAG
- a CDS encoding RsiG family protein, whose product MSHTSSTGQPPEAPVSLTHASRITGTNRLSTARPPKQRVAGPDLPEPPGHDLSALRLPELRTLRRDAQQDEADLSYVRRLLQGRIDILRAEVARRRDPEAPVVDRLSEILTDKAAGHRSSARHVTLGTPRSEEYRGLAAEMLAEVELSDLDARTDDELHTAMGRLVRYEQQVSRRRHLLQSTADDCSAEIARRYREGEAQVDDLLA is encoded by the coding sequence ATGAGCCACACATCGAGCACCGGGCAGCCTCCAGAGGCCCCCGTTTCGTTGACGCACGCCAGTCGCATCACCGGTACGAACCGCCTCAGCACGGCGCGCCCTCCGAAGCAGCGGGTCGCCGGCCCCGACCTTCCGGAGCCACCCGGGCACGACCTGTCCGCGCTCCGGCTTCCCGAGCTGCGCACACTGCGCCGCGACGCCCAGCAGGACGAGGCCGACCTGAGCTACGTACGACGGCTGCTCCAGGGCCGTATCGACATCCTGCGGGCCGAGGTCGCCCGCCGCAGGGACCCCGAGGCGCCGGTCGTGGACCGGCTCTCCGAGATCCTCACCGACAAGGCCGCCGGGCACCGCTCCTCCGCCCGCCACGTCACCCTCGGCACGCCCCGCAGCGAGGAGTACCGGGGCCTGGCCGCCGAGATGCTCGCCGAGGTCGAGCTGTCGGACCTGGACGCCCGAACGGACGATGAGCTGCACACGGCGATGGGCCGCCTCGTGCGCTACGAGCAGCAGGTCTCGCGCCGCCGTCACCTGCTCCAGTCGACGGCCGACGATTGCAGCGCCGAGATCGCCCGCAGGTACCGTGAAGGCGAAGCACAAGTAGACGACCTGCTCGCGTGA
- a CDS encoding asparaginase, with translation MSPSSAAAIPPVLAEVVRSGFVEGHHRGSLVVLAADGTVELALGDVTAPVFPRSSNKPMQAAGVLRAGLDLSGERLALAAASHSGETFHRDLVQKMLSEHELTPAELQCPPDLPLDPVETETYLAAGAVRDRVTMNCSGKHAAMLAACDVNGWPKDTYLDPEHPLQKLIHEVVEEAAGEPVAAVGTDGCGAPLMAISLTGLARAFRHFVLAPEGSAERRVADAMRAHPEYVAGTRRPDTWLMREVPGTLSKMGAEAVQAVALPDGRALAFKIDDGSTRALGPVLARALRMLGVDGEVVARIGAAPLHGGGGVVGEIRAVF, from the coding sequence ATGTCCCCCTCCTCCGCCGCCGCCATACCCCCGGTCCTCGCCGAGGTCGTCCGTTCCGGCTTCGTCGAGGGCCATCACCGAGGCAGCCTGGTCGTGCTCGCCGCGGACGGGACCGTGGAGCTCGCCCTGGGGGACGTGACCGCTCCCGTCTTCCCCCGCTCGTCGAACAAGCCGATGCAGGCGGCGGGCGTGCTGCGCGCGGGCCTCGACCTGTCGGGCGAGCGGCTCGCTCTCGCCGCCGCAAGTCACTCCGGTGAGACCTTCCACCGCGATCTCGTCCAGAAGATGCTGTCCGAGCACGAGCTGACCCCGGCCGAGCTCCAGTGCCCGCCCGACCTGCCGCTCGACCCGGTCGAGACCGAGACGTACCTGGCGGCGGGCGCCGTACGGGACCGGGTCACGATGAACTGCTCCGGCAAGCACGCGGCGATGCTGGCCGCCTGCGACGTGAACGGCTGGCCCAAGGACACCTACCTGGACCCGGAGCACCCGCTCCAGAAGCTCATCCACGAGGTCGTGGAGGAGGCCGCGGGCGAGCCCGTCGCCGCGGTCGGCACGGACGGCTGCGGGGCGCCCCTGATGGCCATCAGCCTCACCGGCCTCGCCCGCGCCTTCCGGCACTTCGTGCTCGCCCCCGAGGGCTCGGCGGAGCGCCGGGTCGCCGACGCGATGCGCGCGCACCCCGAGTACGTCGCCGGTACGCGCCGCCCCGACACGTGGCTGATGCGCGAGGTGCCGGGCACCCTGTCGAAGATGGGCGCCGAGGCGGTCCAGGCGGTGGCGCTCCCGGACGGGCGGGCGCTCGCCTTCAAGATCGACGACGGCTCGACACGGGCCCTCGGCCCGGTCCTGGCCCGCGCGCTGCGGATGCTGGGCGTGGACGGCGAGGTCGTGGCCCGCATCGGCGCGGCGCCGCTGCACGGCGGCGGGGGCGTCGTGGGGGAGATCCGCGCGGTCTTCTAG
- a CDS encoding GNAT family N-acetyltransferase: MTRDDIDVRPITDDEFADWSRALNTGFLRSTPDSRETLDKRREQARGSRILGAFDGGRCVATFRSFPQELTVPGGAAVPADAISNVTVSATHRRRGLLSRMMAADLADAKTRGDVVATLIAAEYPIYGRFGFGPATSLTEWAVDVPRAGLDPRRPVPDDGGSIDLVDGEDVRKTGPELHERLRASRPGVVDRDGFWWRRNTGRLETPEEPWKEPFYAVYRAPNGEAEGLIVYAVDDNWGDTKQPHNTATVRDMIAVTPAAERALWHYVCSVDWIATVRTGYRPPDDLLPHLLPDPRAARVVTHADWLWVRILDVVRALEARTYAGTGSLVLEVGDAAGLSGGRYRLDAEPGGAVCAPTSEEPELTLDVSELGTLWLGDESAVRLAALGRVREERAGAAAIADALLRTSRRPWCPDVF, translated from the coding sequence ATGACCCGCGACGACATCGACGTACGGCCGATCACCGATGACGAGTTTGCCGACTGGTCCCGGGCGCTGAACACCGGCTTCCTGCGGAGTACACCCGACTCACGGGAAACCCTCGACAAACGCAGGGAACAGGCGCGCGGCTCCCGGATCCTGGGCGCGTTCGACGGCGGGCGCTGCGTCGCCACCTTCCGCTCGTTCCCGCAGGAGCTCACCGTGCCGGGCGGCGCGGCCGTCCCCGCCGACGCGATCTCGAACGTCACGGTCAGCGCGACCCACCGTCGGCGCGGCCTGCTGAGCCGGATGATGGCGGCCGACCTGGCCGACGCGAAGACCCGCGGCGACGTCGTCGCGACGCTCATCGCCGCCGAGTATCCGATCTACGGCCGGTTCGGCTTCGGGCCCGCCACGTCGCTCACCGAGTGGGCGGTGGACGTGCCGCGCGCCGGTCTCGACCCGCGCCGGCCGGTGCCGGACGACGGGGGCAGTATCGATCTCGTCGACGGCGAGGACGTCCGCAAGACGGGCCCGGAGCTGCACGAGCGGCTGCGCGCGAGCCGGCCGGGAGTAGTGGACCGCGACGGGTTCTGGTGGCGTCGCAACACCGGACGCCTCGAAACCCCCGAAGAGCCCTGGAAGGAGCCCTTCTACGCGGTCTACCGCGCGCCGAACGGCGAGGCCGAGGGCCTGATCGTCTACGCCGTCGACGACAACTGGGGCGACACCAAACAGCCGCACAACACGGCGACCGTGCGCGACATGATCGCCGTCACCCCGGCCGCCGAGCGCGCGCTGTGGCACTACGTCTGCTCGGTCGACTGGATCGCGACCGTCCGCACGGGCTACCGGCCCCCGGACGACCTGCTGCCGCACCTGCTGCCCGACCCGCGCGCGGCCCGCGTCGTCACGCACGCGGACTGGCTGTGGGTGCGGATCCTGGATGTCGTAAGGGCGCTTGAGGCGCGTACGTACGCGGGGACGGGATCGCTGGTCCTCGAGGTCGGCGACGCGGCCGGCCTCTCCGGGGGCCGCTACCGGCTGGACGCGGAGCCCGGGGGTGCGGTGTGCGCACCGACCTCGGAGGAACCCGAACTCACGCTGGACGTGAGCGAGTTGGGGACGCTGTGGCTGGGCGACGAGTCCGCGGTGCGGCTCGCCGCGCTCGGCCGCGTCAGGGAGGAGAGGGCGGGCGCCGCCGCCATTGCCGACGCCCTGCTGCGTACGTCCAGGCGCCCGTGGTGCCCGGACGTCTTCTGA
- a CDS encoding GntR family transcriptional regulator has product MGSEPAAVNGHQEPPATYRQVADELRARIRAGRLRPGERLPTQARLADEFGVERAAVRQALRVLRSEHLLADVSKGAPATVAQHTGPVLTGPGAPPQPTMVGLGPRVTAAFGARHVQIDALCLTAVSLTLAMGEPLRQIHAGRSNPAKVDVRVLLPSRDIDLAFPTRVGTADARLQRNWLAQRNAQGQVLRHNLLALRSTHGIDVHVTFRALPFTPPIKLYLLNGGEALFAYYTLTRRDEQIDQEYLETYGVQGTRSMLFPFEQGQGQGLRETTFVEQSHLWFDSLWNTISSDLTLTP; this is encoded by the coding sequence GTGGGTTCGGAACCTGCCGCGGTCAATGGCCACCAGGAGCCACCGGCGACGTATCGCCAGGTGGCCGACGAGCTGCGCGCCCGGATCAGGGCGGGCCGGCTGCGGCCGGGTGAACGTCTGCCGACCCAGGCCCGCCTCGCCGACGAGTTCGGCGTGGAGCGCGCCGCCGTGCGCCAGGCCCTGCGCGTCCTGCGCTCGGAACACCTGCTCGCCGATGTGTCCAAGGGAGCCCCGGCCACCGTCGCGCAGCACACGGGCCCCGTCCTCACCGGCCCGGGGGCGCCGCCCCAGCCCACGATGGTGGGGCTCGGCCCGCGGGTCACCGCCGCGTTCGGCGCCCGGCACGTCCAGATCGACGCCCTCTGTCTGACTGCGGTCTCGCTGACGCTCGCGATGGGTGAGCCGCTCCGTCAGATCCACGCCGGCCGTTCGAATCCGGCCAAGGTCGACGTCCGCGTCCTGCTGCCGAGCCGCGACATCGACCTCGCGTTCCCGACGCGGGTGGGCACGGCGGACGCCCGGCTCCAGAGGAACTGGCTGGCGCAGCGCAACGCGCAGGGGCAGGTCCTGCGCCACAACCTCCTCGCCCTGCGCTCCACGCACGGGATCGACGTCCACGTCACGTTCAGGGCACTGCCGTTCACGCCACCGATCAAGCTCTATCTGCTCAACGGCGGCGAGGCGCTGTTCGCGTACTACACACTGACGAGGCGGGACGAGCAGATCGACCAGGAGTACCTGGAGACGTACGGGGTGCAGGGCACACGGTCGATGCTCTTCCCGTTCGAACAGGGGCAGGGGCAGGGGCTGCGGGAGACGACGTTCGTCGAGCAGTCCCACCTGTGGTTCGACAGCCTCTGGAACACGATCAGTTCGGACCTGACGCTCACGCCGTGA
- a CDS encoding GntR family transcriptional regulator — translation MVVTQESVAVNGSRRSSPQEIADVLRERIKAGELRAGERLPTQAELAEEFGVERGAVRQALRSLQEDGLLSNVSKGSPPRIAEQAPARDEPQRTMVGLAPRLSEAFASPQVRIDAVCLTAETLMLALGEPLRFIHEGRIRPDSVDVRILLPGRDINLAFPVSVEDAGAGEGDVVHQRWLDQRNAQGQVLRHNLRSLRSSHGIDVRVTFRALPFTPPVKLYLLNGNEALLSYYLVTRREEEIESGTLDMYDTLGTESLLFSFEKRAGQRDTAFVEESQKWFDALWETITTDLTLS, via the coding sequence TTGGTTGTGACTCAGGAGAGCGTTGCAGTGAACGGCAGCAGAAGGTCCTCACCACAGGAGATCGCCGACGTCCTGCGGGAGCGCATCAAGGCGGGTGAGCTGCGCGCGGGCGAGCGGCTGCCGACGCAGGCCGAGCTGGCCGAGGAGTTCGGCGTGGAGCGCGGCGCCGTACGGCAGGCCCTGCGCTCCCTCCAGGAGGACGGCCTGCTCAGCAACGTGAGCAAGGGCAGCCCGCCGAGGATCGCCGAGCAGGCCCCGGCCCGCGACGAACCCCAGCGCACGATGGTCGGCCTGGCGCCGCGCCTGTCCGAGGCGTTCGCGTCGCCGCAGGTGCGGATCGACGCCGTCTGCCTCACCGCGGAGACCCTGATGCTGGCGCTCGGCGAGCCGCTGCGCTTCATCCACGAGGGCCGTATACGCCCCGACTCGGTCGACGTGCGCATCCTGCTGCCGGGCAGGGACATCAATCTCGCCTTCCCCGTATCGGTCGAGGACGCCGGAGCCGGGGAGGGCGATGTCGTGCACCAGCGCTGGCTCGACCAGCGCAACGCGCAGGGCCAGGTCCTGCGCCACAATCTGCGCTCGCTGCGGTCCTCGCACGGCATCGACGTACGGGTCACGTTCCGCGCGCTGCCCTTCACTCCGCCGGTCAAGCTCTACCTGCTCAACGGGAATGAGGCGCTCCTCTCGTACTACCTGGTCACGCGGCGCGAGGAGGAGATCGAGAGCGGCACGCTCGACATGTACGACACGCTCGGCACGGAGTCGTTGCTGTTCTCGTTCGAGAAGCGGGCCGGGCAGCGGGATACGGCGTTCGTGGAGGAATCGCAGAAGTGGTTCGACGCCCTCTGGGAAACCATCACCACGGACCTGACACTCTCCTAG